TCGCGCGTCTCGTAGGACCGCTGACGCAGCCGGCCCGACACGATCACGCGGGCACCGCGTTGGAGCGACTCCGCCACGTGCTCTGCGGCCTGCCGCCAGACGGTGCACGAGAGGAACAACGGCTCGCCGTCCTTCCACTCGCCGGAGGCCCGGTCCATGAACCGGGGCGTCGAGGCGACCCGGAACTTGGCGACGGCTGCCCCGGAGGGGGTGAACCGCAACTCGGGGTCATCGGTCAGGTTGCCGATGACCGTGATGGTGGTGTCTCCTGCCATGACCATCTCCTCGCGCACTCATCCGTACGTCGTACAGGTTCCCAGAACCCTCCGACAGCACCGATGAGGCTTGTCCGGGTGGGGCGGGTGGAATGCTTAGCGCATCTCCGGCCGGATGACCTTGGTGCGCAGCACGGACTCGTTGAGCCGGAGTTGGCGGTCCAGCTCAGCCACGGCCTCCGGCGTCGCCTGGAGGTCGACGACGGCGTAGATGCCCTCGGCCTTCTTGTTGATCTCGTACGCGAGGCGCCGGCGGCCCCACACGTCGGTCTTCTCCACCGAGCCACCCGCGGTCCTGATCACGTTCAGGTACGTGTCGAGCGACGGGGCGACGGTGCGCTCCTCGAGGCTGGGGTCGAGGATCACCATGATCTCGTAATGACGCAAGACGTGCTCACCTCCTGTGGGCTAAGCGGCCACGGTCCTTCCGTGGCAGGAGGTCGTGCGTCGTGACCGTCCCGTTCCGGTGGACCCGGTCCCGGGAGCGGACAACCGGACCAGGATACCCGGCCCGGACGATCACCAGCAGCGAGGTTGGGGGCGCAACGAATCCGGGGGCCCGGTCGACCTCGCTGTCGACCCGGACCCCCGGATGGCATGACCGCGGGGCGCCTCGTCCGCATTCCTTGGGTGGGACCTGGGGAGGAACGACCACACCGATGAGGTTGGACCAGAGACGCCCCGCGGAGCTTTATCGCGTTGTTACCTGACGTTATCGCGGAAGCGGACGGACGATGGGGCAAATCCTGGAATTACCGACAATATTCTCGACTGGCCCAGAGTTGTCGATCCGGAGGGTTCGACCGGCCGGCTGGAAACGTCGGGCGTACCGGGTGTCGGATCCATCGGTATCAACGACTTTGGTCGCGGGCGGTAACGCGAGCCCACCCGACGGGCCTAACCCCGGCTGTCGCCCTCGCGACGTAGGCTCGCCTGCATGCGTATCGGAGCCCA
This DNA window, taken from Micromonospora sp. FIMYZ51, encodes the following:
- a CDS encoding single-stranded DNA-binding protein, yielding MREEMVMAGDTTITVIGNLTDDPELRFTPSGAAVAKFRVASTPRFMDRASGEWKDGEPLFLSCTVWRQAAEHVAESLQRGARVIVSGRLRQRSYETREGEKRTVIELEVDEIGPSLRYATAKVQKMSRSGGGGGGFGSGGGGGQGGGGGNFDDPWASAAPAPSRSGGGNFDEEPPF
- the rpsF gene encoding 30S ribosomal protein S6, whose product is MRHYEIMVILDPSLEERTVAPSLDTYLNVIRTAGGSVEKTDVWGRRRLAYEINKKAEGIYAVVDLQATPEAVAELDRQLRLNESVLRTKVIRPEMR